In Phaeobacter porticola, one DNA window encodes the following:
- a CDS encoding DUF4864 domain-containing protein, with protein sequence MRKFMLMSICVAMMALPVSASAEGRDTAITGVIHDQIAAFLRGDAEAAFAHASPMIQGLFGSSERFAAMVQSGYPMVWQPDEVRYLDLRTVAGGLWQRVMITDPEGRVHLLDYQMVETGAGWKINAVQLLTAEAPTA encoded by the coding sequence ATGCGCAAGTTTATGTTGATGAGTATCTGCGTCGCCATGATGGCGCTGCCTGTTTCCGCCTCTGCCGAGGGGCGGGATACGGCCATTACCGGGGTGATCCACGATCAGATCGCCGCCTTCCTGCGCGGCGATGCGGAGGCTGCCTTTGCCCATGCGTCCCCGATGATCCAAGGGCTGTTTGGCAGCTCTGAGCGGTTTGCGGCCATGGTGCAGTCCGGCTACCCCATGGTCTGGCAACCGGATGAGGTGCGCTATCTGGACCTGCGCACTGTTGCGGGCGGCCTGTGGCAGCGGGTGATGATCACCGACCCAGAGGGGCGCGTACATCTCCTTGATTATCAGATGGTTGAGACCGGGGCGGGCTGGAAAATCAATGCCGTCCAGCTGCTGACCGCAGAGGCCCCCACCGCCTGA
- a CDS encoding lysine--tRNA ligase, whose amino-acid sequence MSDLREEALKSKAWPFEEARRVLKRYAKGAPEKGYVLFETGYGPSGLPHIGTFGEVARTTMIKTAFEVISDIPTKLICFSDDLDGMRKVPGNVPNAESLQDYLQKPLTSVPDPFGTHESFGHHNNAMLRRFLDTFGFEYEFYSAQEFYQSGQFDEVLKRAVDKYDDVMAIMLKSLREERRQTYSIFLPIHPETGRVLYVPMKKVCAETYTVTFDDEDGREWTLPVTGGNVKLQWKPDFGARWAALGVDFEMYGKDHSTNTPIYDGICRVLGHRPPEHFTYELFLDANGQKISKTSGNGISIDEWLTYASTESLAYFMYQKPKTAKRMHFDVIPKAVDEYHQQLRAYHGQDLKAQLNNPVWHIHGGDVPQSDMVVPFAMLLNIASVSNAEDKETLWGFINKYAPAATPESNPTMDQAAGFAVAYFNDFVKPEKTYRLPTDQERGALQDLADALKSSDAALAAIAKKNEIAGNTDPLPEADFTDEEFLQSVVFAIGKIHGFEPLRAWFSAIYEVLLGASQGPRFGGFIALYGVEDTIKLIDQALAGELV is encoded by the coding sequence ATGTCTGATCTGCGCGAAGAAGCTCTGAAGAGCAAAGCCTGGCCGTTTGAAGAAGCCCGCCGGGTTCTCAAACGTTATGCCAAGGGCGCGCCGGAGAAGGGCTATGTTCTGTTTGAAACCGGCTACGGCCCCTCGGGTCTGCCGCATATCGGCACCTTCGGCGAGGTCGCCCGCACCACGATGATCAAGACCGCCTTTGAGGTGATTTCCGACATCCCGACGAAGCTGATCTGCTTCTCGGACGATCTGGACGGGATGCGCAAGGTGCCGGGCAATGTCCCCAACGCCGAAAGCCTGCAGGACTATCTGCAAAAGCCGCTGACCAGCGTTCCCGATCCTTTTGGCACGCACGAAAGCTTTGGCCACCACAACAACGCCATGCTGCGCCGGTTCCTCGATACCTTTGGCTTTGAGTATGAATTCTACTCGGCCCAGGAGTTCTACCAATCCGGCCAGTTCGACGAGGTGCTGAAACGCGCCGTTGACAAATACGACGACGTCATGGCGATCATGCTGAAGTCCCTACGCGAAGAACGCCGCCAGACCTATTCGATCTTCCTGCCGATCCACCCGGAAACCGGCCGTGTTCTGTACGTGCCGATGAAGAAGGTCTGCGCCGAGACCTATACCGTCACCTTTGACGACGAAGACGGCCGCGAATGGACCCTGCCGGTGACCGGCGGCAATGTGAAGCTGCAGTGGAAGCCGGATTTTGGCGCCCGCTGGGCCGCGCTGGGCGTCGATTTTGAGATGTACGGCAAGGACCATTCCACCAATACGCCGATCTATGACGGCATCTGCCGGGTGCTGGGCCACCGCCCGCCGGAGCATTTCACCTATGAGCTGTTTCTGGACGCCAACGGTCAGAAGATCTCGAAAACCTCCGGCAACGGCATCTCGATCGACGAATGGCTGACCTATGCCTCGACCGAGAGTCTGGCCTATTTCATGTACCAGAAGCCCAAAACCGCCAAGCGGATGCATTTCGATGTGATCCCCAAGGCGGTGGACGAATACCACCAGCAGCTGCGCGCCTATCATGGCCAGGACCTGAAGGCACAGCTCAATAACCCGGTCTGGCACATCCACGGTGGTGACGTGCCGCAGTCGGATATGGTGGTGCCGTTCGCGATGCTGTTGAATATTGCCAGCGTATCCAACGCAGAAGACAAGGAAACGCTCTGGGGGTTCATCAATAAATACGCCCCTGCTGCGACGCCCGAAAGCAATCCGACAATGGATCAGGCGGCAGGCTTTGCTGTGGCCTATTTCAATGACTTCGTGAAACCGGAGAAGACCTATCGCCTGCCCACCGATCAGGAGCGCGGGGCGCTTCAGGATCTGGCAGATGCGCTGAAATCTTCGGATGCGGCCCTCGCGGCCATTGCCAAGAAGAACGAAATCGCAGGCAACACTGATCCGCTGCCCGAGGCGGATTTCACGGATGAGGAATTCCTGCAATCCGTCGTCTTTGCCATCGGCAAGATCCACGGGTTTGAACCGCTGCGGGCCTGGTTCTCGGCGATCTACGAGGTGCTTCTGGGCGCCTCCCAAGGTCCGCGGTTTGGCGGGTTCATCGCCCTGTATGGGGTTGAGGACACCATCAAGCTGATTGATCAGGCGCTGGCAGGTGAGCTGGTCTGA
- a CDS encoding tellurite resistance TerB family protein encodes MNTQTAHPFTPQDCLVALMVAVSASDENIRTAELVKIQSAVNMLPVFADYDIDRVNRTSQTVFDLFEQEDGLDALFGLIREDLPERLFETAYALACDVAAADGSLAESELRLLEEIRYELNIDRLHAAAIERGARARHMV; translated from the coding sequence ATGAACACCCAAACCGCCCATCCCTTTACCCCGCAGGATTGCCTTGTTGCGCTGATGGTGGCGGTGTCGGCCTCGGATGAGAATATCCGCACCGCAGAACTGGTGAAGATCCAGTCGGCGGTGAACATGCTGCCCGTGTTTGCCGATTACGATATTGACCGGGTCAATCGCACCTCGCAGACGGTGTTTGACCTGTTCGAACAAGAAGACGGGCTGGACGCGCTGTTTGGGCTGATCCGTGAGGATCTGCCGGAGCGCCTGTTTGAGACCGCTTATGCGCTGGCCTGCGATGTGGCTGCCGCCGATGGCAGCCTCGCGGAGTCTGAACTGCGGCTTTTGGAAGAGATCCGTTACGAGCTGAACATCGACCGGCTGCACGCTGCCGCCATCGAACGCGGGGCTCGCGCCCGGCATATGGTCTGA
- a CDS encoding ROK family transcriptional regulator produces MRIYGTFIIKVSLFQKLTHHDHNSLDTGHFSSFHYRTKGVECVIGSKKLSRQFSRSAIMQAIVASAPISRASLAKEVGLSKQTVSEIVYDLQSEGWITETGRTSGHVGRTATTYQLVPDAAFVCGVDLGGTKVRAAIIDLSCRVVSELTEMTDPRGGADVARQIGNLCKRAAKVANIEWSRVMFAAVGVPGVPDQNTGSVKMAPNISAIGEIDFVAELESELGFEVQVENDVNLAAIGEHWSGCASEVDNMAFISLGTGIGAGIIVRGHIVHGATGAAGELGFLPFGADPFDPASLRTGAFERQAGSFGMINRYAELSGTKVDVRQLFELAQVGDAKAETVLDETARLVARLIATVGAMVDPSMVVIGGSIGHRPEFLTRIEVALAACFPNPIAIRQSELGEHAALVGGAAVGLSHLHQSVFAAGLGAIAFDLPQLCAPNWEGVA; encoded by the coding sequence TTGCGTATCTACGGCACATTTATCATAAAAGTTTCATTATTTCAGAAGCTTACGCATCACGACCACAACTCACTTGACACAGGTCATTTTAGTTCGTTCCATTACCGAACTAAAGGAGTTGAATGCGTGATCGGATCAAAAAAACTCTCTCGCCAGTTCTCAAGAAGCGCGATCATGCAGGCAATCGTGGCTTCTGCGCCGATCTCGCGTGCCAGCCTCGCCAAAGAAGTCGGCCTGTCAAAGCAGACAGTTTCCGAAATTGTTTATGACCTTCAATCCGAAGGCTGGATCACCGAAACCGGTCGGACCTCGGGACACGTCGGGCGCACGGCCACGACCTATCAACTTGTACCGGACGCGGCCTTCGTTTGCGGCGTTGATCTAGGGGGCACCAAGGTGCGGGCGGCGATCATTGATCTGTCGTGTCGCGTGGTGTCCGAACTGACCGAAATGACCGATCCCCGCGGCGGCGCTGACGTCGCGCGCCAGATTGGGAATCTCTGCAAGCGTGCGGCCAAGGTCGCTAACATCGAATGGTCGCGGGTCATGTTTGCAGCCGTTGGTGTTCCCGGTGTGCCCGATCAAAACACCGGATCAGTCAAAATGGCCCCAAACATCAGCGCCATCGGAGAGATCGATTTTGTCGCCGAGCTAGAGAGCGAGCTTGGGTTCGAGGTTCAGGTTGAAAATGATGTAAACCTCGCCGCTATCGGAGAGCATTGGAGCGGTTGCGCCTCGGAGGTCGACAATATGGCCTTTATCTCGCTTGGGACAGGCATCGGTGCGGGCATAATTGTAAGGGGTCACATCGTCCACGGTGCAACGGGGGCCGCGGGCGAACTGGGCTTCCTGCCCTTTGGCGCTGACCCATTCGATCCAGCATCGCTGCGAACCGGCGCCTTCGAGCGACAAGCCGGATCGTTCGGGATGATCAACCGGTATGCCGAGCTCTCGGGAACAAAAGTTGATGTTCGACAGCTTTTTGAACTGGCGCAGGTGGGCGACGCCAAGGCCGAAACCGTTCTTGACGAAACCGCCCGCCTGGTTGCCCGCCTGATCGCGACCGTTGGTGCAATGGTGGACCCGTCAATGGTTGTCATCGGCGGGTCAATCGGCCATCGCCCCGAGTTTCTTACACGCATTGAAGTCGCGCTTGCCGCCTGCTTTCCCAACCCGATTGCCATTCGTCAGTCGGAGCTTGGTGAACATGCGGCACTTGTTGGGGGCGCAGCGGTCGGGCTTTCACACCTTCATCAATCCGTTTTTGCGGCTGGCCTAGGGGCCATCGCGTTCGATTTGCCGCAACTCTGCGCGCCCAATTGGGAGGGCGTGGCATGA
- a CDS encoding M20 family metallopeptidase, whose protein sequence is MIIANEWAEKLDAALDKAKAIALLKGAVARNSITGNEANFTAFLNDEMLKRGCSPQTEEFLPGRPNIWGARTGTGTGKGKRLQFIGHTDTVHVEGWSAHWAGTSREDPFGGAIVDDAMWGRGVTDLKGGICAALSALDLLDTAGISLTGDVAFAFVGDEESGEDGSGVSAGIDHWTRKVQSGEIARPDFAIYVEPTNLSVYAAQIGFFIADVTVSGRSAYFGRPDLGLDALKATHSILAKVWQHAETRQSLTPHPLTGQSSVLVTGLQGGGYIAVPGECRFSVIGSLRPGDTIDQAVAEFEAAVRAAPNEDGIEIDIRYPAGRDHPRGGTAAEISTTLPEIDLLISTISSAKPKLGHISGAPFWSESSFLINKLGVPTVYCAPGDIACCHTPQEHLSLEEYFTAIRAYARFMVAYCGTSET, encoded by the coding sequence ATGATCATAGCGAATGAATGGGCAGAAAAACTGGATGCCGCACTGGACAAGGCAAAAGCCATTGCACTTTTGAAAGGCGCGGTTGCGCGCAATAGCATCACCGGCAACGAAGCTAATTTTACCGCGTTCCTAAATGATGAGATGCTTAAGCGGGGCTGTTCCCCACAAACGGAAGAGTTTTTACCGGGTCGGCCAAATATCTGGGGCGCACGGACCGGGACTGGCACTGGCAAGGGCAAACGCCTCCAATTCATTGGCCACACCGACACTGTTCACGTCGAGGGCTGGAGCGCGCATTGGGCGGGCACCTCTCGTGAGGACCCGTTTGGCGGTGCCATCGTTGACGATGCGATGTGGGGGCGAGGTGTCACCGATTTGAAAGGCGGTATCTGCGCAGCCTTGTCTGCGCTAGACCTGTTGGACACTGCTGGCATTTCTTTGACTGGCGATGTGGCATTTGCATTTGTTGGCGATGAGGAAAGCGGCGAGGATGGAAGCGGCGTCAGTGCCGGGATAGATCACTGGACGCGCAAGGTGCAAAGCGGTGAGATCGCCCGCCCGGACTTTGCAATCTATGTCGAACCAACCAACCTGTCGGTCTATGCGGCGCAAATCGGGTTTTTCATCGCAGACGTGACCGTGTCCGGGCGGTCTGCCTATTTCGGGCGTCCTGACCTGGGACTGGACGCGTTGAAAGCAACACATTCGATCCTTGCAAAAGTTTGGCAACATGCCGAAACCCGGCAATCGCTGACACCCCACCCTCTGACCGGGCAATCCTCTGTTCTGGTGACCGGCTTGCAGGGCGGCGGATACATCGCTGTGCCGGGCGAGTGCCGTTTCTCGGTCATTGGCTCGCTTCGGCCAGGTGATACAATCGACCAAGCAGTTGCGGAGTTTGAAGCTGCGGTACGGGCCGCGCCAAATGAGGACGGCATCGAAATTGACATTCGCTATCCTGCCGGACGCGACCACCCCCGCGGCGGAACAGCCGCAGAAATTTCCACCACTCTGCCCGAAATTGATCTGCTGATCAGCACGATATCCAGCGCAAAACCCAAACTGGGGCACATCAGCGGTGCACCGTTCTGGTCAGAAAGTTCATTTCTGATCAACAAGCTGGGTGTGCCAACAGTCTATTGCGCGCCGGGCGATATCGCCTGCTGCCACACGCCGCAAGAGCATCTTTCACTTGAGGAATACTTCACCGCGATCCGCGCGTATGCCCGTTTCATGGTGGCCTATTGCGGAACGTCAGAAACCTGA
- a CDS encoding substrate-binding domain-containing protein: MKLTKLLTTGAAVLALSSVATFAQTIGPQGETATPTSQVTVSDALAARLQGQGHTAALLWHDQSDFVNAVTAGATDEFTRLGIEVVTTTSAAFDAAKQRSDIETALARSPDIILSLPLDPVTSAAAFQEARAENVALVFLSNLPAGFEHPTDYAAIVTDDLFQMGKQAADALAAAIDDKGTVGWIFHDAQYYVTNQRDNAFKTTIETNYPNIEIVAEAGISDPARAEEIANAMLLRNPDLSGIFVTWAGPAEGVLAALRANGNTDTKIVTLDLSEPIALDMVKGGNVAAIVADEAYELGRAMAAAGARQLAGEETPPFVVAPAVTVTANNVSEGWMQSLNINAPTSVTGN, encoded by the coding sequence ATGAAACTAACCAAGTTACTTACCACCGGTGCTGCCGTTCTAGCGCTCTCATCCGTGGCAACATTTGCCCAGACCATCGGGCCGCAAGGTGAAACAGCGACACCGACTTCGCAGGTTACGGTCTCAGACGCGCTTGCGGCCAGGCTTCAAGGCCAGGGGCATACCGCCGCACTGCTCTGGCACGATCAATCGGATTTTGTGAATGCCGTGACGGCTGGCGCCACCGACGAATTTACCCGCCTTGGTATCGAAGTTGTGACAACAACATCTGCGGCATTTGACGCTGCCAAGCAACGCAGTGACATTGAAACCGCGCTGGCGCGTTCGCCCGACATCATTCTGTCGCTCCCCTTGGATCCGGTAACCTCCGCAGCCGCATTTCAGGAAGCCCGCGCAGAAAATGTGGCGCTGGTCTTCCTGTCAAACTTGCCAGCGGGCTTCGAGCATCCCACCGATTATGCAGCAATTGTTACCGACGATCTGTTTCAGATGGGCAAGCAAGCCGCAGACGCCCTGGCCGCGGCGATTGATGACAAAGGCACGGTCGGCTGGATTTTCCATGACGCGCAATACTACGTTACCAATCAGCGCGACAACGCCTTTAAGACCACGATCGAAACGAACTATCCGAATATTGAAATCGTGGCTGAGGCAGGCATCAGCGATCCCGCACGCGCCGAGGAAATCGCCAACGCCATGCTGCTGCGCAACCCTGACTTGTCAGGCATCTTTGTTACCTGGGCTGGCCCTGCCGAGGGCGTTCTTGCAGCCCTGCGCGCCAATGGAAACACCGACACCAAGATCGTCACCCTTGACCTGAGCGAGCCGATTGCGCTCGACATGGTCAAGGGTGGCAACGTTGCCGCAATCGTGGCGGATGAAGCCTATGAGCTTGGCCGTGCCATGGCCGCTGCCGGCGCACGCCAGCTAGCCGGTGAGGAAACCCCACCGTTTGTTGTTGCCCCCGCCGTGACCGTGACCGCCAACAATGTTTCCGAAGGCTGGATGCAGTCTTTGAACATCAACGCGCCGACCAGCGTGACCGGGAACTAA
- a CDS encoding ABC transporter permease: protein MSLASIVRKYDLQNYIVYLGFIAIFLFFAVTLRDAGFTSTRNLTNIILQTAPATIMAIGLVFALSAGEIDLSFGSAVAVSALSAAVVMQVMPMPLAVLAGLGAGLAIGAVNGVLVAWLRLPSFLVTLATLGLFAGVARTMTDLRSIPVTNDTFTGIFGSGKLFGVPSLVWWTIIGVAVGHVIYCHTRFGAHVLATGDNARAAQVSGIKVARVRFLVLTICGGCAGLAGLLYAGRLQAAKYTLGETDLMIVIAAVIVGGTALNGGKGSVIGALIGALLMGMLSNGLILMGLQVSDQMIVRGLIILIAVAASLRDTSH, encoded by the coding sequence ATGTCGCTTGCCTCAATTGTCCGCAAGTACGACTTGCAGAACTACATCGTCTATCTCGGTTTCATCGCTATCTTTCTGTTTTTCGCCGTGACGCTTCGCGATGCAGGGTTCACATCCACCCGCAACCTGACCAACATCATCCTGCAAACCGCGCCGGCAACCATCATGGCCATCGGTCTGGTCTTTGCACTTTCCGCAGGCGAGATTGATCTGTCATTTGGGTCTGCCGTTGCGGTTTCGGCGCTGTCGGCCGCTGTTGTCATGCAGGTCATGCCGATGCCGCTGGCAGTCCTGGCAGGTCTGGGCGCGGGATTGGCCATCGGTGCAGTCAACGGCGTGCTTGTCGCCTGGCTACGGCTGCCGTCCTTCCTGGTGACATTGGCAACGCTAGGGCTCTTTGCTGGTGTTGCAAGAACCATGACCGACCTGCGTTCGATCCCGGTAACAAATGACACGTTCACCGGGATCTTCGGCTCCGGCAAGTTATTCGGTGTGCCATCACTGGTGTGGTGGACAATCATCGGCGTCGCTGTCGGCCATGTGATTTACTGCCATACCCGGTTTGGGGCACATGTCCTGGCCACCGGGGACAACGCCCGTGCTGCACAGGTGTCCGGCATCAAGGTAGCGCGCGTGCGCTTTCTTGTGCTGACGATCTGCGGTGGATGCGCCGGCCTTGCAGGTCTGCTTTATGCAGGACGCTTGCAGGCCGCAAAATATACGCTTGGGGAAACTGATCTCATGATCGTTATCGCGGCTGTCATCGTCGGTGGCACCGCCCTGAACGGCGGCAAAGGGTCAGTCATCGGCGCGCTCATCGGCGCGCTATTGATGGGCATGCTCAGCAATGGGTTGATCCTGATGGGGCTGCAAGTGTCCGACCAGATGATCGTGCGCGGTCTTATCATCCTCATCGCTGTCGCCGCATCGCTGCGCGACACCTCACACTAA
- a CDS encoding alanine racemase, with product MFLDLLTRRNPALIEAAILLHQNGKLPTNCYVLDLDTVEDNARVFAENANALGLKTFAMTKQVGRHSGFCQAVMRGGIPRAVAVDMACAVACERAGLKVGHLGHLVQIPRNEADLAATHIAPDYWTVFNDDKADEAATAAHRAGRDQALMARIQTTDDIFYRGHEGGFDAAAILDVADRMDARDGAHFAGITTFPALLFDQDTRKVRPTPNLSTLNRAAEALAKAGRSGIEINAPGTTSSAVLPALAEAGATQCEPGNGLHGTTPLHAVEDLPERPAVAYLTEVSHSHADRAYCFGGGLYIDPVFPEYDVQAIVGRDPSQTTRRSVEIPDSQSIDYYGMIDSAGPSAPQAGDSVVFGFRGQAFVTRAYVAGISGIASGAPTVTTIENIFGQREAWPDLR from the coding sequence ATGTTTCTTGATCTCCTCACCCGCCGCAATCCCGCGCTAATAGAAGCAGCAATCCTGCTTCATCAAAACGGAAAGCTACCCACCAACTGCTATGTCCTTGATCTGGACACCGTAGAGGACAATGCCCGTGTGTTCGCTGAAAACGCCAATGCACTGGGCCTGAAGACGTTTGCCATGACAAAGCAGGTCGGTCGGCATTCAGGGTTCTGTCAGGCGGTCATGCGCGGCGGGATCCCCCGTGCTGTCGCCGTAGACATGGCCTGTGCCGTGGCCTGCGAACGGGCAGGTCTGAAGGTCGGGCACCTTGGCCACCTGGTGCAAATTCCGCGCAATGAGGCCGATCTTGCTGCCACTCACATTGCTCCCGACTACTGGACCGTGTTCAACGATGACAAGGCAGATGAGGCCGCAACAGCCGCACATAGGGCAGGTCGCGACCAAGCCCTAATGGCGCGGATCCAGACCACCGATGACATCTTCTACCGGGGGCACGAGGGCGGGTTTGATGCCGCCGCCATCCTTGACGTCGCCGACCGGATGGATGCCCGCGATGGTGCGCATTTTGCAGGCATCACGACCTTCCCTGCGCTCTTATTCGATCAGGACACCCGCAAGGTGAGGCCGACCCCAAACCTGTCCACACTGAACCGCGCCGCCGAAGCCCTTGCCAAGGCCGGGCGCAGCGGCATTGAAATCAACGCCCCCGGTACAACGTCATCAGCAGTGCTGCCCGCTCTGGCAGAGGCAGGTGCCACCCAGTGCGAACCCGGAAATGGCCTGCATGGCACAACCCCGCTGCACGCGGTTGAGGACCTGCCGGAACGGCCAGCCGTCGCCTATCTGACCGAAGTGTCGCATTCCCATGCCGACAGGGCGTATTGCTTCGGGGGCGGGCTTTATATTGACCCGGTTTTTCCTGAGTATGACGTGCAGGCAATTGTCGGTCGTGACCCATCTCAGACAACTCGGCGGTCTGTCGAAATTCCCGACAGCCAGTCCATCGACTACTACGGCATGATTGACAGCGCTGGCCCATCCGCCCCGCAGGCCGGCGATAGCGTTGTCTTTGGCTTTCGGGGGCAGGCCTTTGTGACCCGTGCCTATGTCGCGGGCATCTCGGGCATCGCCAGCGGCGCGCCAACCGTCACAACAATCGAGAACATATTCGGCCAGCGCGAAGCCTGGCCCGACCTAAGGTGA
- a CDS encoding ATP-binding cassette domain-containing protein produces MTNATLALKGIHKVFGGVVAIENFSLDLYPGEIVALVGDNGAGKSTLIKIVSGVHRPTSGSIRLDGRETSFADASGAREAGIEVVYQDLALADQQPVYMNMFLGRELTKGPLGLLDKRKMMEDTQTLVDELDVRIPSARATIRDLSGGQRQGIAIARATHWASKLILLDEPTAALGVAETARVEELVLSLRARNIAILIVSHSLDQVFRLSDRVCVLRRGQQIGVRETAKTDKNEIIAMITGLQT; encoded by the coding sequence ATGACAAACGCCACCCTTGCCCTGAAAGGCATCCACAAAGTGTTCGGCGGAGTGGTCGCGATCGAGAATTTTTCGCTCGACCTATACCCCGGCGAAATCGTCGCCCTTGTCGGGGATAACGGGGCTGGAAAATCGACCCTGATCAAGATCGTTTCAGGCGTTCACAGACCAACATCCGGGTCAATCCGGCTGGATGGCCGCGAAACCAGTTTCGCAGATGCATCCGGCGCACGCGAAGCCGGGATCGAAGTTGTTTATCAAGATCTTGCCCTTGCGGACCAACAACCGGTTTACATGAACATGTTTTTGGGGCGCGAGCTGACCAAGGGGCCACTCGGCCTATTGGACAAGCGCAAGATGATGGAAGACACACAAACCTTGGTCGATGAGCTTGACGTCCGCATCCCCTCAGCGCGTGCGACCATTCGCGACCTCTCTGGTGGCCAGAGGCAGGGCATTGCGATTGCGCGTGCGACGCATTGGGCCAGCAAATTGATCCTTCTGGATGAACCAACGGCCGCGCTTGGCGTTGCCGAAACCGCGCGAGTCGAAGAGCTGGTGCTGTCACTTCGCGCGCGCAACATTGCCATTCTCATCGTCAGTCACAGCCTGGATCAGGTGTTCCGCCTGTCCGACCGCGTCTGTGTGCTGCGCCGGGGCCAGCAGATCGGCGTACGTGAGACGGCAAAAACCGACAAAAACGAAATTATCGCCATGATCACCGGACTTCAGACCTAA
- the dacB gene encoding D-alanyl-D-alanine carboxypeptidase/D-alanyl-D-alanine-endopeptidase: MISRRFFLTTSLASVAANTALANAPAISLRPLARDPASLISAGGGLKGLLSRAGLSGKVACAVADVKTGLRLEAEGASAGLPPASVAKALTALYALDALGPDHRFTTQIVATGGISGGVLSGDLVLVGGGDPMLNTDNLAKLAKALKTSGIREVRGAYRVWDGALPQIKTIDPGQPDHVGYSPAISGLALNYNRVHFEWKRAGQSWAVTMDARTKKYRPEVAVATMKIAQRSLPVYSYAERNDVDNWTVASKALGKGGARWLPVRHPGAYAADVFRTMARANGIKLGKPKMAKSRPSGQVVAHHNSPPLDLMLKATLKYSNNLMAEMIGLAATQARGGRPRSLRDSAAEMNRWAAGTYGMKNTRLVDHSGLGEDSRVTPDDMVSALIASYRDGRLKPLLKAFPMRDSKGRVLKTHPIKVAAKTGTLNFVSGLGGFMTAADGTVLAFAIFSADQNARSRISRADRERPKGAKSWNRRAKQVQQKLIERWGQVYGS; the protein is encoded by the coding sequence ATGATTTCGCGACGATTTTTTCTGACCACCAGCCTTGCCTCTGTGGCGGCGAATACCGCTTTGGCCAATGCGCCAGCCATATCGCTGCGCCCACTGGCGCGCGATCCGGCGAGCCTGATCAGCGCTGGTGGCGGGCTGAAGGGTCTGCTGTCCCGTGCGGGTCTGTCTGGTAAGGTTGCCTGCGCCGTGGCCGATGTGAAAACCGGTTTGCGGCTGGAAGCTGAAGGCGCCAGCGCTGGCCTGCCGCCTGCCAGTGTTGCTAAGGCTCTGACTGCGCTTTATGCGCTGGATGCGCTGGGGCCGGACCATCGCTTTACCACGCAGATTGTCGCGACCGGCGGAATTAGCGGCGGTGTGCTGTCTGGCGATCTGGTGTTGGTGGGCGGTGGCGACCCGATGCTGAACACTGATAATCTGGCAAAATTGGCAAAGGCGTTGAAAACTTCGGGTATCCGCGAGGTGCGCGGGGCTTACCGGGTTTGGGACGGGGCTTTGCCGCAGATCAAGACGATTGATCCGGGCCAACCTGATCATGTCGGCTATAGCCCGGCGATTTCGGGGCTCGCGCTCAACTACAATCGGGTGCATTTTGAGTGGAAACGCGCGGGGCAGAGCTGGGCGGTGACGATGGACGCCCGCACCAAGAAATACCGCCCAGAAGTGGCGGTGGCCACCATGAAGATCGCGCAGCGCAGCCTGCCGGTCTATAGCTACGCCGAGCGGAACGATGTCGACAACTGGACAGTGGCCAGCAAGGCGCTGGGCAAAGGGGGGGCGCGTTGGTTGCCGGTGCGCCATCCGGGGGCCTATGCGGCGGATGTCTTTCGCACCATGGCACGCGCCAATGGTATCAAGCTTGGCAAACCAAAGATGGCCAAGTCGCGCCCTTCGGGTCAGGTCGTGGCCCATCACAACAGCCCGCCGTTGGACCTGATGTTGAAAGCAACGCTGAAATATTCCAACAACCTTATGGCCGAAATGATTGGACTGGCCGCGACGCAGGCACGCGGCGGGCGGCCCCGCAGTCTGCGCGACTCTGCCGCCGAGATGAACCGCTGGGCGGCCGGCACCTATGGGATGAAGAACACCCGATTGGTGGATCACTCCGGCCTGGGAGAGGACTCTCGGGTAACACCGGATGATATGGTTAGCGCGCTGATTGCATCCTATCGCGACGGGCGGTTGAAACCGCTGCTCAAGGCCTTTCCGATGCGTGACAGCAAGGGGCGTGTTTTGAAAACTCATCCGATCAAGGTTGCGGCAAAAACGGGTACGCTGAACTTTGTCTCGGGCCTTGGGGGGTTTATGACGGCGGCGGACGGCACAGTGCTGGCGTTTGCGATCTTCAGCGCCGACCAGAACGCACGATCACGAATTTCGCGTGCCGACCGGGAGCGGCCAAAAGGCGCGAAGTCCTGGAACCGCCGGGCCAAACAGGTGCAACAAAAACTGATCGAGCGTTGGGGGCAGGTGTACGGCAGCTGA